The genomic stretch AATTGTGACGCCTTAGGATCTGAATATACCATTGACGGAGTGACGAAAAAGACAGGTACATGGGGACATATCGGAACCAGTTCGTTTTATCCTCCCCACCACATGACCATGGGCGAGGGCGGTGCAGTCTATACAGATGACGCCGAACTAGACAAGATAGTCCGTTCTTTCCGTGACTGGGGGCGCGACTGCTGGTGCATAGGCGGTGTGGATAATACATGCAAATGCCGTTTCACAGGCAAGTTTGGTGAACTGCCTGCAGGTTACGACCACAAATATGTATATAGCCATTTTGGCTTTAATCTGAAAGTGACGGATATGCAGGCGGCTATCGGTTGCGCCCAGCTTGAGAAACTGGATTATATCGTAGAAGCCCGTCGTCGCAATTTCAAGATACTGCGTGAAGGACTGGAGGGAACCGAAGGCCTGATACTTCCCGAACCGATAAAAAACTCCGATCCCAGTTGGTTTGGCTTCCTCATATCAGTAAAATCCGATGCCGGTTTTACCCGTAACCAGCTTAGTGAATATCTGGAAAGCAAGAAAATCCAGACCCGTAATCTCTTTGCCGGCAATCTGGTGAAACATCCTGCATTCGATGAGATGCGCTCTACCGGCAAAGGTTTCCGCATTGTCGGTGAATTGAAAAATACAGACTTTGTGATGACCAATACCTTCTGGATCGGTGTCTATCCGGGCATGACGGAAGAAATGCTGCAATACATGATCTCCACCATCAAGGAGTTTGTAGCTTCTCATAAGTAAAATTCAAAATAAACAAGACATGAAAGCGGTACTATTTGCCGGTGGTTTCGGTACACGTCTGAGCGAAGCCACCAATCTGATACCCAAACCGATGGTTGAAATCGGAGGAAAGCCCATCCTGTGGCATATCATGAAAACTTACAGCCACTACGGTATCAATGAATTCGTCATCTGCTGCGGCTACAAACAATATGTCATCAAAGAATATTTTGCCAACTATTTCCGTCATAATTGCGATATGACGGTAGATTTATCCAACAATACGGTGAATATACACGACAACCATTCGGAGAACTGGAAAGTCACCATGGTAGATACCGGGCTACATACCCAGACCGGAGGCCGCCTGAAACGCATACAGAAATATATCGGCAACGAGCGTTTTCTGCTGACCTACGGAGACGGCGTTTCCGATATCAATATAGCGGAAAGCATCAAAGCACATGAAGCCTCCGGTTGTGCCGTTTCACTGACAGCCTACAAGCCGGGTGGCAAGTTCGGAGCCCTGCAGATCGATCTGGAAAGTGACAAGGTCTTGTCCTTTCAGGAGAAACCGGACGGTGACCGCAACTGGATCAATGCCGGCTATTTCGTGTGCGAGCCGGAAGTGTTCGACTATATACCGGAAAATGATGACACGGTGATATTTGAGCGCAAGCCTCTGGAACAATTGGCAAAAGACGGTAAGATGCACGCCTACCGCCATACAGGATTCTGGAAGCCGATGGATACCCTGCGAGACAATACGGAACTGAATGAGATGTGGGACAAAGGAACTGCTCCTTGGAAAGTTTGGTGACAAAGTCGTGGATTGTTTGTATAATCAAAAATAAATAGCGTTATTTGCAGAAACAAAAGATACAGAATGGACAAGGAAAAGAACATAGCGGAAGAAATCAAGACCAAGGACGATATAAAAAAGTTCTTTCGGAGAATGATTGAAGACAAGCAGGCGGTTGCTGATTGTATCCGTGCGGGTCGTCCTTTGTCCGATTTGAAAGACCGGGGTATTAAAATAGCAAAGTTGACCGATGTCCTCAGCTAACTGCTGCCCGGCTGATGCTATATTCTTTAGTCCATATCAATGAGACATCTCCTTATGAAGTTTTTGCATACAAAGAAGACACCGTCTATTTCATAACAGATGACGGCAGTGAATATCTTGTCGGTTTCATTGAAGAAACAAATATAGGAATTCAGCGTGCCTATCAGTTGTTTATTATAAAAAAAAGAAACGGAATACATATCGGTACGGATGTGAAGATCGGGCGGACAGTTTCATCCATCGTTCATTCATTTTTTCGTAACCCTTCCAATATATTAGTTTATATTTGTGATACCAGTGACAAGGATCAGGCGGCTCGTGACCGGAAGTTTAAAATCTGGTTTAAACGGTATGCTTCCTTGGATGATCTGGTATTTGTCTCGGAAGTGATAGATGTGGAGGATGATTCTTATTTCGCTTCTATGATTCTTTCCAGACGAACAACTGATTTTTATCAGATACAGACAACTTTCCATGATTATTTCCAAGATTTACGTTCTAAATTAGAATAATCATTTAACTATTTCTATTTATAAAAATCAACATGATAGACATTTTCCATGATTTCTATCGCGGGAAGCGTGTGCTTGTCACCGGTCATACCGGTTTCAAAGGTAGCTGGCTTTCCATCTGGCTGCACGAGCTGGGCGCCGAAGTTATCGGTGTGGCTCAAGACCCTTTTACGGAGCGTGACAACTTTGTGCTTTCCGGTATCGGGCAGAGAATAAAGGCAGATATCCGTGCCGACATCCGTGACGGTGAACGTATCAAAGAAATCTTCCGGCAGTATCAGCCCGAGATTGTGTTCCATCTGGCAGCCCAGCCTTTGGTACGTCTGAGTTATGACATTCCTGTAGAGACCTATCAGACCAACGTGATGGGGACTATCCATATTCTTGAAGCTATCCGTTTTACAGACAGTGTAAAAGTGGGCGTGATGATAACCACCGATAAATGCTACGAGAACAGGGAACAGATCTGGGGATATCGGGAGAACGAACCGATGGGCGGATACGATCCTTATTCCAGTAGTAAAGGTGCGGCTGAAATAGCCATAGCCTCCTGGCGTCGGAGCTTCTTTCAACCCGGAGCGTATGAAAAACACGGCAAGAGCATTGCCAGTGTAAGAGCCGGAAATGTGATAGGCGGTGGCGACTGGGCTTTGGATAGAATCATTCCCGATTGCATCAAGGCGTTGGAGGCAGGCAAACCAATAGAAATCCGTAGTCCTAAAGCAATCCGCCCCTGGCAACATGTGCTTGAACCGCTTAGCGGCTATATGCTTCTTGCGCAAAAGATGTGGAATGAACCTGTGAAATATTGCGAAGGATGGAATTTCGGTCCGAAGGCTGAAAGCATCACCAATGTGTGGGATGTAGCCTCTATGGTGATAGAGAATTACGGAAGCGGTGAATTGAAAGACCTTTCTGCTCCGGATGCTTTGCATGAGGCAAAGTTGCTGATGCTGGATATCAGTAAGGCAAAATTTCAATTGGGTTGGGAACCAAGGATGAATATTCTGCAATGTATTGCATTGACCGTAGATTGGTACAAGAAATATAAAGTAGAGAACGTATATCAGCTCTGTGTAGAACATCTAGAAAGATACTTGAAACAATGAAAATCTTTGTTACCGGCGCAACTGGCTTTTTAGGCTTTCATTTTGTGAATGTTGCAGTCAATGAAGGACACGAAGTCCTTTGTTTGCGGAGAACTATATCTAAATCTCTGTTTGAACCACTTGTAGAAGAAAAAATAAGATGGGTAAACCTTGAGGATTCAAATTTGAAAGAGATGGTAGATTCTTTTCAACCAGATGTTTTACTTCATGCTGCATGGGGTGGAGTAAGAGGGGCTGCACGAAATAGTAGAGAAATTCAGAATGAAAGCTTGGCCATGTCTGTGCAGATGTTCGAACTTTATCCTTATAAACAGATTATTGCTATTGGTAGCCAAGCGGAATATGGTTTTTATCATGGTCCAGTGGATGAAAATCATGTGTTGCGCCCATCAATAGAATATGCTTATGCAAAGAAGTTGTGTAGTGAATATTTAAAGAAATATTGTAAATCTAAGGGTATTGAATGGCAATGGATTAGGATTTTCACAGTGTTTGGTGAGAAACAAACAGGAGGATTAATAAAATTGGTCATTGATAAATGTAAAAGTGGAGATAGAGTATTTGATACTACTAAAGGCGATCAACAATATTCATATCTCTATGCATTCGATTTTGCCAAAGCTTTATGTCTTGTACTTGGAGCGAGAGGAAAATCCGGAATATACAATTTAAGTCAACCTCAAGAAGTGCATAGCAACCGATATATATTGAGATGTATAAAAGAAAAAATGCATGCTGATATTCAATTTAATTTCGGTGCAATTCCCTATGCAGGTGGTCAGATTATGTTGATGGACGGACGGGTGGAGAAATTTGAAAACTCTTTTGGCCCTATTCCTCATACCGATTTTGATTTTGCATTAAATAATACGATAGAATCATTAAAATAAGATGAGTGTGAAAAGTTTAGAAATGGCAAAGAATATTCGAAAAATTTCTGTTGCCATGGTGTATAAAGCCCATGCTTCTCATATAGGAGGAGCATTGTCAATGGCCGATATTTTGGCTGTACTTTATAGTGATGTTCTTAATTATGATGTAAACAATCCTGATTGGGAAAAACGTGATCGCTGTTTACTTTCAAAAGGGCATGCTTGTGTATCGTTCTATGCAGCCCTAGCACTTGCGGGATTTTATCCCATAAGTGAACTTAATTCTTATGCACAGGACGGTTCTTCTTTTTTATGTCATACAACACATCATGTATCAGGTATTGAAATTTCAGCAGGTAGCTTGGGGCATGGATTCTCTATTGCTTGTGGCATTGCGTTAGGTGCAAAAATAAAGAAAGAGAATTTCAATACTTATGTTATTTTAGGTGATGGGGAAATGGATGAAGGATCAAATTGGGAAGCCTTTCTTTTTGGAGCGCATCATAAATTATCCAATCTGTGTGCCATTATTGACTATAATAAGATTCAAAGTTTTGGTAATACTAATGATGTTCTACGTCTTGAACCGTTAATTGATAAATTGAAGGCTTTTAATTGGAACGTGATCAGTATTGACGGACATGATCATGATGAATTGTTGCGTGCTTTTGATGTTTTCAAACATCAAAAAGATATACCTACAGTTATAATAGCAAATACTATAAAGGGAAAAGGTGTATCTTTTATGGAGAATAATTTGGTATGGCATTACAAGTCACCAGATGAAGAACAGTATAAACAAGCGATAAAAGAGATTGAAGGATGAGGACAGCGTTTATTAAGCAGCTTGTTGAAGAAGCTGCAATAAATGATAAGATATTTTTAATCGTAGGTGATTTGGGGTATAGTGTGGTAGAGATGTTTGCGGAAAAATATCCAGAACGTTTTTTGAATGCAGGCATTGCAGAACAGAATATGATTGGAGTGGCTGCAGGATTGGCAAAAGAAGGATATAATGTTTACGTCTATTCTATTGGAAACTTTCCAACATTACGGTGCATGGAACAAATCCGTTATGACGTCGCGTACCATAATTTGAATGTGAAGATTGTTTCAGTGGGTGCTGGATATGCTTATGGTTCTTTAGGAGCATCACATCATGCGACAGAAGAATTGGGGATGATGCGCACAATTCCTAATATGGTGATTTGTTCGCCTGGAGACCCCGTTGAAGCACAGGTCATCTCTACTGTTTCTGCCAATTATGAGGGTCCCATGTATTTACGATTGGGAAAGGCGGGTGAAGTAATCGTCCATCAATCATTGATTGAAAATTTAAAAATCGGTGACCTTATCCCTGTTATTAGAAAGCCAAATGCAAATAAAGCTCTATTGGTTAGTGGCTCAATATTAGATTATGCAGTCAATCGTATAAGAGAATTTAATGATTTGTCAGATGTTTATAGCATTCCATTTGTTAAACCATTAAATATTGAACAGCTGCATGAATTGGCAATACAATATCCGGATATTTGCGTCTTGGAAGAACATCAAAAAAGCTGTGGAGTAGGTTCTGCAATAATAGAAGTTATAAATGATATGTATTCACGGAGTGAAATACCATATTATCCTCGAATTAAACGTATAGCTATTGATGATAAATTTTATTCCGTTTCTGGTTCACAGGCATATTTAAGAAAATTAGCCAACTTAGTATTATAATCTTATAGTTTTTAGCATTCAAAATGATGAATTTGTAGTAATGTACGCTTTCATATTGAATATAGCTTAAAAATTAAGGGTGGATAAATCCATAGACTATTCTTTCGGAGCACGCATCATCCAGGCATTTTCAAGAGTTGCTTCCATCTTTTTCATATCAAGATACCTGCAGGCATTGATGTATTTGAAAGTACTATTTGTTTGCGAATAAAAACATTATATGAATCAAGAAATTTGTGTTTATATATTAACACATAATAGACCAGATGTAATCCTAAGATCTTTAAATTCAGTTAGAGAACAGGATTATTGTAACTTAAAGATAATTGTATCCGATAATTCTGATAATGATGAAACTACTGAATTATTAAAAGATATTACAAGGAAAGATCGAAGAGTCTGTTATGAAAAAAGGGGCATAGAGTGTTCATCAAGTAATGCACATTTTAATTATATATTAAAGACTAATTCATTTGAGTATTTCATGTTGTTTCATGATGATGATGAAATGTTACCATCTATGGTGAGCACATTATATGAATATTTGTTTACTCATAAGAATTTGTGTGCAGTGGCTTGCAACGCCTATTTTAATGTTAGAGGCAAGAACACGAAAAAGAAGGCGTTTATTTCTCAGAATATAGATACTTTTGAAAACGGTGAAGAAATAATAAAGAGATATGCTGTAGGTCGCATCGCCCCTTTTCCTTCTTTTATGTATCGAAAGTCAAAGGTCTTTGGAATTTCAATGGATTGGAATAAAGGAGGAAAATATTGTGATTGCTCATTTATTGTCACTATTGCTAATAGTGGAGGGGTCGCATATTTACCTCAGTGCTGTATGTATTATTTTATATCTCCTAATCAGGATAGTCAACATCACGAATTTGCCCAATATTTATCATTGATAAAATATTTAGCAACACTCGTGGAGGATAAAGGCTTATTATTAAATATGCGTCTTTATAATATTTATAATTATCTACGTGATTTACAGCTGAAGACAAAAAGAATTCCCTATAGAAAAGAGGTTTTATTCCTTTTTTATAAATATTCATTTACTAATTTCTTTCCTAAATATATTTTACGGTTACTCAATTTGTACATGAGATGATTAAAGTTTATATTCCAGGACCGTTCAACATTCCGATACAGAGGCAGTTTCCCAATCAAGAAAAAACGGTATGGGGAAACTGTGAATTTGTTTTTCAAGAAAATGACAATTATGATTATATTGTAGTTGTTGATAGTATAAAAGAGGAAATAAAAACACTATGTCCGATAGAAAGGAGAATATTATTTTTAGGGGAAGCTCCGTATGTTAAGATTTATAATAAAAAATTCATAAAACAGTTTGGGCATATATATGGGTGTCAAGAGCAATTGATAAGAAAAGGAGTTTCTGAAACCTCTATTCCATTATTGCCATGGATGTTAGGATGTAGATTACAAGAAAACACTCACATTTGTAATAGTGAAAAATATCATACCTTTTCAGATTTTAAAGATAGCAAAATAGTATCTACCCGTTTGAATAAGTTTTGTTTAATTACATCTAATAAAACCTTTACTAGAGGACATCGTAATAGGGTTTGTTTTGCAGAACGAATTCTAAAAGAATATCCGAATTTAGTAGATGTTTATGGAAATGGGTATAACCCGATTTCTGATAAATTAGATATACTTTCTCAATACAAATATTCCATTGTTATAGAAAATTGTTCATATCCTAATTATTGGACGGAAAAATTGGCCGATTGTTTTATAGCTGGATGTTATCCGGTCTATTATGGGTGCACAAATATACATGATTATTTTTCTAAATCTTCTTTGGATGTTATTGACATATTGAATTTTGATTCAACCCTGATGCAATTAAAATCAATACTTTCTTCTACTAAGTATGAAGACTCTATAAGCGCTATTGCAGAGGCAAAAGAAATGGTGATGAATAAATATAACATGTTTTCAATCATATCTCATATTATTGAAAACATAGATGCTTCTCTCCTTTTCAGAAAAGAAAGTAGTAGTAGTATTCATCCAATGCAATATTCTATAAAGGATAAAATTTTGCAGAAAATAGCTTGGTATTTTAATATTGTATTATAATGTATAGAAAAACTTTCTCATCTCCACTGTTTAGGGGAATATCATGGATATTTATAGCAACATCTATTGCTAGTGTACTACGTTTTCTTCTTATTTTCATACTTATTCGTTTTTATACACAAGAAGAGTTTGGATTATGGGCTAGTATTACTTCTTTAGCTGCGGTTATCATGACAGGTGATTTTGGTATTGTAAATGTATTGAGAAATTTATTAAGTAAAGAGATAGTGAATGGTGCAGAAGGGGACTTAAAGTCTAAGGAGCTTTTTTATTCAGCATTCTTCTCATTCTTATTTTTTGCAATAATTTTCTCTGTGTTGATTATTTTTATTAGTCCATACATTCCCTATGAAACACTTTTTAAAACAGATAATATAGTAT from Phocaeicola dorei encodes the following:
- the rfbH gene encoding lipopolysaccharide biosynthesis protein RfbH; the protein is MSKKEELKRQILQLTREYYNEVHKTSKVFEPGKSFVNYGGRYFNDEEMVNLVDSSLDFWLTAGPWAHKFETRLAKWLGVKHCALTNSGSSANLLAFYTLTSPKLGDKRIKKGDEVITVACGFPTTVTPIIQYGAVPVFVDITIPEYDIDVTRLEEAFSDKTKAVMIAHSLGNPFNLEAVKAFCDKHGLWLVEDNCDALGSEYTIDGVTKKTGTWGHIGTSSFYPPHHMTMGEGGAVYTDDAELDKIVRSFRDWGRDCWCIGGVDNTCKCRFTGKFGELPAGYDHKYVYSHFGFNLKVTDMQAAIGCAQLEKLDYIVEARRRNFKILREGLEGTEGLILPEPIKNSDPSWFGFLISVKSDAGFTRNQLSEYLESKKIQTRNLFAGNLVKHPAFDEMRSTGKGFRIVGELKNTDFVMTNTFWIGVYPGMTEEMLQYMISTIKEFVASHK
- the rfbF gene encoding glucose-1-phosphate cytidylyltransferase yields the protein MKAVLFAGGFGTRLSEATNLIPKPMVEIGGKPILWHIMKTYSHYGINEFVICCGYKQYVIKEYFANYFRHNCDMTVDLSNNTVNIHDNHSENWKVTMVDTGLHTQTGGRLKRIQKYIGNERFLLTYGDGVSDINIAESIKAHEASGCAVSLTAYKPGGKFGALQIDLESDKVLSFQEKPDGDRNWINAGYFVCEPEVFDYIPENDDTVIFERKPLEQLAKDGKMHAYRHTGFWKPMDTLRDNTELNEMWDKGTAPWKVW
- a CDS encoding DUF6169 family protein, translating into MLYSLVHINETSPYEVFAYKEDTVYFITDDGSEYLVGFIEETNIGIQRAYQLFIIKKRNGIHIGTDVKIGRTVSSIVHSFFRNPSNILVYICDTSDKDQAARDRKFKIWFKRYASLDDLVFVSEVIDVEDDSYFASMILSRRTTDFYQIQTTFHDYFQDLRSKLE
- the rfbG gene encoding CDP-glucose 4,6-dehydratase, whose protein sequence is MIDIFHDFYRGKRVLVTGHTGFKGSWLSIWLHELGAEVIGVAQDPFTERDNFVLSGIGQRIKADIRADIRDGERIKEIFRQYQPEIVFHLAAQPLVRLSYDIPVETYQTNVMGTIHILEAIRFTDSVKVGVMITTDKCYENREQIWGYRENEPMGGYDPYSSSKGAAEIAIASWRRSFFQPGAYEKHGKSIASVRAGNVIGGGDWALDRIIPDCIKALEAGKPIEIRSPKAIRPWQHVLEPLSGYMLLAQKMWNEPVKYCEGWNFGPKAESITNVWDVASMVIENYGSGELKDLSAPDALHEAKLLMLDISKAKFQLGWEPRMNILQCIALTVDWYKKYKVENVYQLCVEHLERYLKQ
- a CDS encoding NAD-dependent epimerase/dehydratase family protein, encoding MKIFVTGATGFLGFHFVNVAVNEGHEVLCLRRTISKSLFEPLVEEKIRWVNLEDSNLKEMVDSFQPDVLLHAAWGGVRGAARNSREIQNESLAMSVQMFELYPYKQIIAIGSQAEYGFYHGPVDENHVLRPSIEYAYAKKLCSEYLKKYCKSKGIEWQWIRIFTVFGEKQTGGLIKLVIDKCKSGDRVFDTTKGDQQYSYLYAFDFAKALCLVLGARGKSGIYNLSQPQEVHSNRYILRCIKEKMHADIQFNFGAIPYAGGQIMLMDGRVEKFENSFGPIPHTDFDFALNNTIESLK
- a CDS encoding transketolase; the protein is MSVKSLEMAKNIRKISVAMVYKAHASHIGGALSMADILAVLYSDVLNYDVNNPDWEKRDRCLLSKGHACVSFYAALALAGFYPISELNSYAQDGSSFLCHTTHHVSGIEISAGSLGHGFSIACGIALGAKIKKENFNTYVILGDGEMDEGSNWEAFLFGAHHKLSNLCAIIDYNKIQSFGNTNDVLRLEPLIDKLKAFNWNVISIDGHDHDELLRAFDVFKHQKDIPTVIIANTIKGKGVSFMENNLVWHYKSPDEEQYKQAIKEIEG
- a CDS encoding transketolase family protein; translated protein: MRTAFIKQLVEEAAINDKIFLIVGDLGYSVVEMFAEKYPERFLNAGIAEQNMIGVAAGLAKEGYNVYVYSIGNFPTLRCMEQIRYDVAYHNLNVKIVSVGAGYAYGSLGASHHATEELGMMRTIPNMVICSPGDPVEAQVISTVSANYEGPMYLRLGKAGEVIVHQSLIENLKIGDLIPVIRKPNANKALLVSGSILDYAVNRIREFNDLSDVYSIPFVKPLNIEQLHELAIQYPDICVLEEHQKSCGVGSAIIEVINDMYSRSEIPYYPRIKRIAIDDKFYSVSGSQAYLRKLANLVL
- a CDS encoding glycosyltransferase family A protein, whose amino-acid sequence is MNQEICVYILTHNRPDVILRSLNSVREQDYCNLKIIVSDNSDNDETTELLKDITRKDRRVCYEKRGIECSSSNAHFNYILKTNSFEYFMLFHDDDEMLPSMVSTLYEYLFTHKNLCAVACNAYFNVRGKNTKKKAFISQNIDTFENGEEIIKRYAVGRIAPFPSFMYRKSKVFGISMDWNKGGKYCDCSFIVTIANSGGVAYLPQCCMYYFISPNQDSQHHEFAQYLSLIKYLATLVEDKGLLLNMRLYNIYNYLRDLQLKTKRIPYRKEVLFLFYKYSFTNFFPKYILRLLNLYMR
- a CDS encoding glycosyltransferase family 10 domain-containing protein, with protein sequence MIKVYIPGPFNIPIQRQFPNQEKTVWGNCEFVFQENDNYDYIVVVDSIKEEIKTLCPIERRILFLGEAPYVKIYNKKFIKQFGHIYGCQEQLIRKGVSETSIPLLPWMLGCRLQENTHICNSEKYHTFSDFKDSKIVSTRLNKFCLITSNKTFTRGHRNRVCFAERILKEYPNLVDVYGNGYNPISDKLDILSQYKYSIVIENCSYPNYWTEKLADCFIAGCYPVYYGCTNIHDYFSKSSLDVIDILNFDSTLMQLKSILSSTKYEDSISAIAEAKEMVMNKYNMFSIISHIIENIDASLLFRKESSSSIHPMQYSIKDKILQKIAWYFNIVL